A section of the Candidatus Nitrosotenuis cloacae genome encodes:
- the cobT gene encoding nicotinate mononucleotide-dependent phosphoribosyltransferase CobT — translation MHKDIQIHVDPGRGSEFLGHLEQKHFLFSLVLSYTETCTIPGITIAGKNPEMLQYTPPADAEFLNFGYCKCVDAIPMTPDGKPTPGLLTKTALESASISNVVINAGSKIAPMMPYFEMGLPFGKNIAEEQAMSPDTVSHAVEYGRMIGRSLGSSTDCLVIGESIPGGTTTAQAVLTGLGFDAKVSSSMHDNPLSLKSKIAATALQRANSKEPFDIVSAAGDPMIPTISGILSTASSQTKVILAGGTQMASVLAFAKATGYNRENVAVATTSYVIDDPSANLVDTIRQIDKVPVFGVRLALGSSKIPGLKAFADGYVKEGVGAGGATLAAMLKVGINSEELLGLTEAQYVDTISRSQTLPGS, via the coding sequence TTGCATAAGGACATCCAAATCCACGTTGATCCCGGCAGGGGATCGGAGTTTCTCGGACACCTAGAACAAAAACACTTTCTGTTCTCACTTGTGCTGTCGTACACGGAGACCTGCACCATTCCTGGAATCACAATAGCTGGCAAGAATCCTGAGATGCTCCAGTACACACCGCCTGCGGACGCAGAGTTTCTCAACTTTGGCTACTGCAAGTGCGTCGACGCAATACCGATGACGCCCGACGGCAAGCCGACTCCCGGCCTTCTCACCAAGACTGCACTAGAGTCTGCAAGCATCTCAAACGTGGTGATAAATGCCGGCAGCAAGATTGCGCCGATGATGCCGTACTTTGAGATGGGACTTCCGTTTGGAAAAAACATAGCAGAAGAGCAGGCAATGTCGCCAGATACTGTATCCCATGCAGTAGAATACGGAAGGATGATCGGAAGGAGCCTTGGCTCGTCCACCGACTGCCTTGTGATAGGCGAGAGCATACCTGGCGGCACCACCACTGCGCAGGCGGTGTTGACAGGACTTGGGTTTGACGCAAAGGTGAGCAGCAGCATGCATGACAACCCGCTTTCGCTAAAAAGCAAGATTGCTGCAACTGCGCTGCAGAGGGCAAACTCCAAAGAGCCGTTTGACATAGTGTCTGCCGCAGGTGACCCGATGATCCCAACAATCTCCGGGATACTCTCCACCGCATCGTCTCAGACAAAGGTGATACTTGCGGGGGGAACGCAGATGGCATCGGTCCTTGCATTTGCCAAGGCAACCGGATACAACAGGGAAAATGTCGCAGTTGCCACAACGTCCTATGTGATTGATGACCCGTCTGCCAACCTGGTTGACACAATACGGCAGATAGACAAGGTCCCAGTGTTCGGAGTCAGGCTGGCACTTGGCAGCTCAAAGATCCCAGGACTGAAGGCGTTTGCGGATGGCTACGTAAAGGAGGGGGTCGGCGCAGGCGGTGCGACGCTTGCCGCAATGCTCAAGGTGGGAATCAATTCAGAAGAACTCTTGGGTCTGACCGAGGCACAGTATGTAGACACTATTTCACGGTCACAGACTTTGCCAGGTTCCTAG
- the glmS gene encoding glutamine--fructose-6-phosphate transaminase (isomerizing) gives MCSIIGYYGDGTAAPILVRGLKRMEYRGYDSVGVATKDQQILVKKGVGKVAEVNDSLHLDALPGHMGIGHTRWATHGNVTDVNAHPHPSSSGKIAIVHNGIIENYEELKADLEKRGYKFKSQTDSEVIANALQFNYDETLDVKKAMIRTTSQIRGHYAFVAMFENGTLAAAKYHEPLIIGIGKHGYFLSSDVLGFIEKTDDAIYLDNGEFVILDRIGIQIYNFDGNPVKHQITKVSKEFADVYKGDYAHYTLKEISEQPDTIIQAGENSRDAINSATEFIRHARNIYITGSGTSYNAALVAKYLWQKHAKIKIEPIISSELFFSPDSIEPNSILIAISQSGESADVLEAVNIAKKHNAKIVSIVNMLTSSLAQESALVLGMNCGPEIGVAATKSFTSQLSIIYKITEKLCDGCIKIDSKKISDSVARVLSDHSKIKQVARELREVKDIYILGRAVHYPIAAESALKLKELTYIHAEGIPGGELKHGPLALMDSTVYVIIINPNDHTYADTLTSAREIKARGAKIIGVSDKPSDVYDHWIEIPAMDDAFYPLIEIVPIQLLSYYCAIEKNTDPDYPRNLAKSVTVK, from the coding sequence ATGTGCTCAATTATCGGTTATTATGGGGACGGTACGGCCGCCCCGATTCTGGTTCGAGGCCTCAAGCGCATGGAATACAGAGGGTATGACAGCGTCGGGGTTGCGACAAAGGACCAGCAGATCCTAGTCAAAAAGGGAGTCGGAAAGGTGGCGGAGGTAAACGACTCGCTGCATCTGGACGCACTGCCAGGGCACATGGGAATAGGCCACACGCGATGGGCCACACACGGCAATGTCACAGACGTAAACGCGCATCCGCACCCGAGTAGCTCAGGCAAGATTGCCATAGTGCACAACGGGATAATTGAAAACTATGAGGAGCTAAAGGCGGACCTTGAAAAGCGCGGATACAAGTTCAAGAGCCAGACGGACAGCGAGGTGATAGCAAACGCACTGCAGTTCAACTACGACGAGACGCTCGACGTAAAGAAGGCAATGATAAGGACGACCTCACAGATAAGGGGCCATTATGCGTTTGTTGCCATGTTTGAGAATGGAACGCTTGCGGCAGCAAAGTATCACGAGCCGCTCATAATCGGGATAGGAAAGCACGGCTACTTTTTGTCAAGCGACGTGCTTGGATTCATTGAAAAGACGGACGACGCAATTTACCTGGACAACGGCGAGTTTGTCATACTTGACAGAATAGGAATTCAGATTTACAATTTTGACGGAAACCCAGTAAAGCACCAGATAACAAAGGTCTCAAAAGAGTTTGCAGACGTGTACAAGGGTGACTATGCGCACTATACCCTAAAGGAGATCTCCGAGCAGCCAGATACGATAATCCAGGCAGGCGAGAACTCGCGTGATGCGATAAACAGCGCCACGGAGTTCATCAGGCACGCAAGGAACATCTACATCACCGGAAGCGGCACCAGCTACAATGCGGCCCTTGTCGCAAAGTACCTGTGGCAAAAGCACGCAAAGATAAAGATCGAGCCGATAATATCAAGCGAGTTGTTCTTCTCGCCAGACTCTATTGAGCCAAACTCCATACTGATTGCCATATCGCAGAGCGGCGAGAGCGCCGACGTACTGGAGGCAGTCAACATTGCGAAAAAACACAATGCAAAGATTGTGTCGATTGTAAACATGCTCACGTCGTCCCTTGCGCAAGAGTCCGCGCTCGTTTTAGGCATGAACTGCGGGCCGGAGATAGGCGTTGCCGCAACGAAGAGCTTTACGTCGCAGCTGAGCATAATCTACAAGATAACCGAAAAGCTGTGCGATGGCTGCATCAAAATAGACAGCAAAAAGATATCAGACTCTGTTGCAAGGGTGCTCTCGGACCACTCCAAGATAAAGCAGGTGGCGCGCGAGCTCAGGGAGGTAAAGGACATTTACATTCTGGGGCGCGCGGTGCACTATCCGATTGCCGCCGAGTCAGCACTGAAGCTGAAGGAGCTTACGTACATCCACGCAGAAGGCATACCCGGGGGCGAGCTAAAGCACGGCCCGCTTGCGCTGATGGACTCTACAGTATATGTCATCATAATCAACCCAAACGACCACACGTATGCAGACACGCTGACCAGTGCCAGGGAGATAAAGGCGCGAGGGGCAAAGATAATCGGAGTCTCAGACAAGCCAAGCGACGTGTACGACCACTGGATAGAGATTCCGGCAATGGACGACGCGTTCTATCCGCTAATTGAGATAGTGCCAATTCAGCTGCTGTCATACTATTGTGCAATCGAAAAGAACACGGACCCGGACTATCCTAGGAACCTGGCAAAGTCTGTGACCGTGAAATAG
- a CDS encoding 30S ribosomal protein S4, with the protein MGDPRYPSRVWRKPKRPLNYDFMMEDLNTLGVYGLKNKRELWKTRTELSRVRHQARSLLALRQEIREQKEPILMKSLVRIGLVKEGATLDDVLNLDINTMLGRRLQTIVQKKFSFKTPYQARQAIVHGHVTIGDRIITIPSYVVNVGEEDKIGLSDRMQATLQAKAPEPAPEVKPEAAEESSA; encoded by the coding sequence ATGGGAGATCCAAGGTATCCAAGTAGAGTCTGGCGAAAACCAAAGCGTCCACTAAATTACGATTTCATGATGGAGGACCTCAACACATTAGGTGTGTACGGTCTGAAGAACAAACGCGAGCTGTGGAAGACTAGGACGGAGCTGTCCCGAGTCAGACACCAGGCAAGATCACTTTTAGCTTTAAGACAGGAGATCAGGGAGCAGAAGGAGCCGATTCTGATGAAGTCACTTGTGAGAATCGGACTGGTAAAAGAGGGCGCAACACTAGATGACGTGCTCAACTTGGACATCAACACGATGCTCGGAAGAAGACTGCAGACGATCGTGCAAAAAAAATTCTCGTTTAAGACACCATACCAGGCAAGACAGGCCATAGTTCACGGCCACGTAACAATTGGCGACAGGATAATCACAATTCCATCATATGTCGTAAACGTGGGCGAAGAGGACAAAATCGGCCTCTCAGACAGAATGCAGGCAACGCTGCAGGCAAAGGCACCAGAGCCGGCACCGGAAGTAAAACCAGAGGCCGCCGAAGAATCATCTGCATAA
- a CDS encoding 30S ribosomal protein S13 yields MSAQEYRHIVRIVGKDIPGAKKLTVGLTQIKGVGQNFANAIITSLNLNPNSNIGFLTDSQVEVIEKSLRDPSTMKFPVWMLNRRKDLETGQTMHLISSDIDFTVRNDIEREKSVNSWRGFRHMYGLKVRGQRTRTTGRKGASVGVQKGGKVLPAAAAAAAPAAAGAAPAAGAPAAAAPAAAGAKAAAPAKAAAPAKAPADAKAKK; encoded by the coding sequence TTGTCCGCACAAGAGTACAGACACATTGTCAGGATTGTTGGAAAAGACATTCCAGGGGCTAAAAAGCTCACAGTGGGCCTCACCCAGATAAAGGGAGTCGGCCAGAACTTTGCCAACGCCATAATCACGTCGCTGAACCTGAACCCAAACAGCAACATCGGGTTTTTGACGGACAGCCAGGTCGAGGTCATCGAAAAGTCGCTAAGAGACCCATCTACGATGAAGTTCCCAGTTTGGATGCTGAATCGAAGAAAGGACCTAGAGACTGGCCAGACAATGCACCTAATTTCATCAGATATCGATTTTACAGTAAGAAACGACATAGAGAGAGAAAAGTCAGTAAACAGTTGGAGAGGATTTCGTCACATGTATGGATTAAAAGTTAGAGGACAGCGAACTCGTACCACAGGACGCAAGGGCGCATCAGTAGGAGTGCAGAAGGGAGGCAAGGTGTTGCCAGCAGCAGCCGCTGCAGCAGCGCCGGCAGCAGCTGGAGCAGCACCGGCAGCAGGAGCTCCTGCAGCAGCCGCACCGGCAGCAGCTGGAGCAAAGGCGGCAGCGCCGGCAAAAGCCGCAGCACCAGCAAAGGCACCAGCTGATGCAAAGGCAAAGAAATAG
- a CDS encoding AAA family ATPase, which produces MSDLRESIRKVYSSQPAYVETRAGLPENYLQIKTLGDLLDINYKIVEAKEQLRRNLMSLMRSGGKKYPEILGYDDDVVPALDRAILSCHDVFLIGQIGQAKTKLVETIAKNLLSPIPVVEGSITNDCPMDLPADDLALLLDGQEPDGTSPKFYVSPESAQKILDNKLDTKIKWVDGHSRFRYVLATPDISVKDLVGYIDAIKVAKKGVEMFRIDSYSPGQLMQAKHGIFCIDELPVLDPRKQVALLSVLQEGRYTTGSYPVTFEPRTIFFATANPIDYTHSGKIIEPLYDRLKSHIHTHYPKTIEDEMMIILQEARTANCFVPVFVLRTLARLVQKARANPDINQAKGVSVRFGIHGLELLVGESERTRAILHNTSVVPRHSDMYCLSQIAKFELAEMDDTLENRHKVFCQLLDESIRETCLEYVQGVEPATLDLIRQEFSGKTFGVSQKTVWKNGQASYENQLAGFAGLAGLVSSKLDQAKREQQELEAKLTENNISSKNAHIEDSMINETKSAVLEIILDGLCFVSPKVIDKKESAYVAA; this is translated from the coding sequence TTGTCTGATCTAAGAGAGTCCATACGCAAAGTCTACAGCTCTCAGCCTGCCTACGTGGAGACAAGGGCGGGCCTTCCAGAAAATTATCTGCAAATCAAAACGCTTGGCGATCTGCTGGACATAAACTACAAAATAGTAGAGGCAAAGGAGCAGCTCAGGCGGAACCTGATGTCGCTGATGCGCTCAGGCGGAAAAAAATACCCGGAGATACTTGGGTATGACGACGACGTGGTGCCCGCACTTGACAGGGCGATTCTTTCGTGTCACGACGTGTTTCTTATCGGCCAGATCGGGCAGGCAAAGACAAAGCTTGTCGAGACCATCGCAAAGAACCTGCTCTCGCCAATTCCTGTGGTGGAGGGCAGCATCACAAACGACTGCCCGATGGATCTTCCGGCAGACGACCTTGCCTTGCTTCTTGACGGACAAGAGCCGGACGGCACATCTCCCAAGTTCTACGTAAGCCCAGAGAGCGCGCAAAAAATACTTGACAACAAGCTTGACACTAAAATAAAGTGGGTCGACGGTCACTCCAGATTCCGGTATGTGCTTGCCACTCCTGACATATCTGTAAAGGATCTGGTGGGATACATCGATGCAATCAAGGTCGCAAAAAAGGGAGTCGAGATGTTCCGAATCGACTCGTACTCGCCTGGCCAGCTGATGCAGGCAAAGCACGGAATATTCTGCATTGACGAGCTGCCTGTACTGGATCCAAGAAAGCAGGTCGCACTGCTGTCCGTTTTACAGGAGGGGCGTTACACGACGGGCTCGTACCCAGTCACATTTGAGCCAAGGACCATCTTCTTTGCAACCGCCAATCCGATTGACTACACTCATTCCGGCAAGATAATCGAGCCGCTCTATGACCGACTGAAGAGCCACATCCACACACACTATCCAAAAACAATCGAGGACGAGATGATGATAATTTTACAGGAGGCACGGACTGCCAACTGCTTTGTGCCGGTGTTCGTTCTTCGCACGCTTGCAAGGCTCGTACAAAAGGCGCGCGCAAATCCTGACATCAACCAGGCAAAGGGAGTAAGCGTGCGATTTGGAATACATGGACTGGAGTTGCTGGTCGGCGAATCGGAGAGGACGAGGGCCATTTTACACAACACAAGTGTGGTGCCGCGCCACTCAGACATGTACTGCCTGTCGCAGATTGCCAAGTTCGAGCTTGCGGAAATGGACGACACTCTGGAGAACCGCCACAAGGTGTTTTGCCAGTTGCTGGACGAGTCCATCCGGGAGACGTGCCTTGAGTATGTACAGGGAGTCGAACCAGCCACGCTTGACTTGATTCGGCAAGAGTTCTCCGGCAAGACCTTTGGGGTGTCGCAAAAGACTGTGTGGAAGAACGGGCAGGCCTCGTACGAAAACCAGCTTGCCGGCTTTGCAGGCCTTGCCGGCCTTGTCAGCTCAAAGCTGGACCAGGCAAAAAGGGAACAGCAGGAGCTGGAGGCAAAGCTGACCGAAAACAACATCTCAAGCAAGAACGCCCACATTGAGGATTCCATGATTAATGAGACAAAGTCGGCTGTGTTGGAGATAATACTTGACGGGCTCTGCTTTGTCAGCCCCAAGGTAATAGACAAAAAAGAGTCCGCATATGTCGCAGCGTAA
- a CDS encoding VWA domain-containing protein encodes MSQRNLTNFTYYLANEEKQQGNEGGSKPDDATLERMLQTLASQAMRERTPTLEELEGALKSDMQQADSGETQQSESVESSESITKLLMERGYLRDDKHWLTKKGFLAIGNQILRDLMSKLNAGDFGMHEIKSVGSGTTVLDTTKKFELGGDLKMVNVPVTILNAVSRIGKTRSDLKFPLDVSIDDFEEFETVEDVRASVVYCIDLSSTMKSSLADSGMSRIDAAKRALWSLYILNNKFFPNDSITVVGFASMASIVKPLDIPFLKTYDANDEFLHYTNYQAAFRLAQKILQKDTAKNKRIVMITDGQPSACFVDNDSQKSSILSEKPYSNFYEPSDALLSKIRSERNIKIEDAGNLVYLCYRYKKVDPKIDERTMAEAKKCRRDNIEIDTIVVSEETDLLNYVQQMEKELRGRTYHINQNNMDRVLVVDYLFNHKKLLTSKNT; translated from the coding sequence ATGTCGCAGCGTAACCTCACCAATTTTACCTACTATCTGGCAAACGAGGAAAAGCAGCAGGGCAACGAGGGCGGCTCAAAGCCCGACGACGCCACGCTGGAAAGGATGCTTCAAACGCTTGCGTCCCAGGCGATGAGGGAGAGGACGCCCACGCTTGAGGAACTAGAGGGTGCACTAAAGAGCGACATGCAGCAAGCCGACTCTGGCGAGACGCAGCAGTCAGAGTCTGTGGAAAGCTCCGAATCGATCACAAAGCTTCTGATGGAGCGCGGATACCTGCGCGACGACAAGCACTGGCTCACAAAGAAGGGATTCCTTGCAATAGGCAACCAGATACTGCGGGATCTGATGAGCAAACTGAATGCCGGCGACTTTGGGATGCACGAGATAAAGTCGGTCGGAAGCGGCACTACTGTTCTTGACACTACCAAAAAGTTTGAGCTTGGCGGGGATCTAAAGATGGTCAACGTGCCAGTAACCATACTCAACGCGGTGAGCAGAATCGGAAAGACCAGATCCGACCTAAAGTTCCCACTCGACGTAAGCATCGACGACTTTGAAGAGTTTGAGACGGTAGAAGACGTACGGGCATCCGTTGTATACTGCATAGACTTGAGCTCCACCATGAAGTCGTCCCTTGCGGATTCTGGCATGAGCAGAATCGATGCGGCAAAGCGCGCTCTGTGGAGCCTCTACATCTTGAACAACAAGTTCTTTCCAAATGACTCTATCACAGTGGTCGGGTTTGCCTCCATGGCGTCAATTGTAAAGCCTCTTGACATCCCGTTCCTAAAGACGTATGACGCAAACGACGAGTTCCTGCACTATACAAACTACCAGGCCGCGTTCAGGCTGGCGCAAAAGATACTGCAAAAAGACACAGCAAAGAACAAGCGAATAGTGATGATAACAGACGGCCAGCCAAGCGCGTGCTTTGTGGACAACGACTCGCAGAAAAGCAGCATACTGTCCGAAAAGCCGTACTCTAACTTTTACGAGCCAAGTGACGCGTTACTCTCAAAAATAAGGAGCGAGCGCAACATCAAGATCGAGGATGCGGGGAACCTCGTCTACCTGTGTTATAGGTACAAAAAGGTGGACCCAAAGATCGACGAGCGGACTATGGCGGAGGCAAAAAAGTGCAGGCGCGACAACATCGAAATTGACACAATCGTGGTGAGCGAGGAGACGGACCTGCTAAACTATGTACAGCAGATGGAAAAGGAACTCCGGGGCAGGACGTACCACATCAACCAGAACAACATGGACCGCGTACTAGTCGTGGACTATCTGTTCAACCACAAGAAATTATTAACATCCAAAAACACGTAA
- a CDS encoding multicopper oxidase domain-containing protein: MVFALAITAIFAAFYFAYPGLSDAKPEEKAFVTHNGAVMRTTGEVLDPIYTSQTVEFDPDKYLRQFNYGRVSALPDGKVLREFTIIAEDDKMMEVSPGVFYNVWTFNGTVPGPTIRATEGDVVRIKFINNGSKSHTMHFHGIHEAEMDGVFEIVGSKGQFTYEFEALPVGVHPYHCHVMPLEEHIVHGLYGVYIVDPKEGRPPADEMVMVLNGFDTDFDTENNFYAANSIPFYYQHHPIQINVDELIRVYVVNMVEFDPINNLHLHGNLYHYYPTGTDTVPSTYTDMITLSQTERGIMEFKYDYPGKYLFHAHKVEFSEKGWVGLFLVKGDSEETEYGN, translated from the coding sequence ATGGTATTTGCCCTAGCTATAACTGCGATCTTTGCCGCATTTTATTTTGCCTACCCCGGACTGTCCGATGCAAAGCCCGAGGAAAAGGCGTTCGTTACACACAACGGCGCGGTGATGCGAACCACCGGCGAGGTGCTGGACCCGATATACACGTCGCAGACAGTAGAGTTTGATCCCGACAAGTACCTGCGCCAGTTCAACTACGGCCGAGTCTCAGCACTTCCTGACGGCAAGGTGCTGCGTGAGTTTACAATAATTGCAGAAGATGACAAGATGATGGAGGTCTCACCGGGAGTGTTTTACAACGTGTGGACCTTTAATGGAACGGTGCCCGGGCCCACAATACGGGCAACCGAGGGGGACGTGGTCAGAATCAAGTTCATCAACAACGGATCAAAATCACACACGATGCACTTTCACGGAATCCACGAAGCAGAGATGGACGGCGTATTTGAGATAGTCGGCTCCAAGGGGCAGTTCACGTACGAGTTTGAGGCGCTGCCAGTCGGCGTTCACCCGTATCACTGTCATGTGATGCCGCTTGAGGAGCACATAGTACACGGACTGTACGGAGTGTACATAGTGGACCCAAAGGAGGGAAGACCACCCGCGGATGAAATGGTGATGGTACTGAACGGATTTGACACCGACTTTGACACCGAGAACAACTTTTACGCGGCAAACTCTATTCCGTTCTACTATCAGCACCATCCAATCCAGATCAATGTGGACGAACTGATCCGTGTGTATGTGGTAAACATGGTCGAGTTTGACCCGATAAACAACCTTCATCTGCACGGAAACCTGTACCATTACTATCCGACCGGCACTGACACCGTGCCTTCGACGTACACTGACATGATAACTCTGTCACAGACTGAGCGGGGAATAATGGAGTTCAAGTACGACTATCCTGGCAAGTACCTGTTTCATGCGCACAAAGTAGAGTTCTCAGAGAAGGGATGGGTAGGCCTGTTCCTAGTAAAGGGCGACTCTGAGGAGACAGAATATGGAAATTAG
- a CDS encoding ZIP family metal transporter, whose amino-acid sequence MEISKTSKAKLVASGVIPFAFLVIMIAYIFGPGADLLGLGVALPEITIEKVDFVGPEIVVTVRNTGPIPVEVVMADVNDRIQPAAIEPDRFLERFESATVRIPFDWNVAEPYIVGLTVGDGTRFEKEIAAAAPALVPNIELASFFAVIGTYVGIIPVMIGLLWLPFIKRISKNKYHFFLALTAGLLLFLGIDSIEEALEVSKESLAGSFNPVLLVATVTVLSFLGLYYSAEKLTKRAESSKMTKPVAIGLMIAIGIGLHNFGEGLAIGAAIGLGSIAFSTFLIVGFALHNTTEGIAIAAPLSRGKLMVGKLAALGMIAGAPAIFGAWVGGFVYSPFTSVVFLSVGAGAIFQVIVIILKWIREEGDRNLSSAAVASGFAVGMVVMYLTSILI is encoded by the coding sequence ATGGAAATTAGCAAGACATCCAAGGCAAAACTTGTGGCAAGCGGAGTAATCCCGTTTGCATTTCTGGTAATTATGATTGCATACATCTTTGGCCCAGGTGCGGACCTGCTGGGCCTTGGTGTGGCACTGCCTGAGATCACAATAGAAAAGGTGGACTTTGTCGGCCCTGAGATAGTCGTAACAGTGCGCAACACGGGACCAATCCCAGTAGAGGTCGTGATGGCAGACGTAAACGACAGGATACAGCCTGCAGCAATAGAGCCTGACAGGTTCCTGGAGCGATTCGAATCGGCAACCGTGAGAATACCATTTGATTGGAACGTGGCAGAGCCGTATATTGTCGGGCTGACAGTCGGCGACGGGACCCGTTTTGAAAAAGAGATAGCGGCCGCAGCACCGGCTCTTGTCCCAAACATCGAGCTTGCATCATTCTTTGCAGTAATTGGGACGTATGTTGGAATCATTCCAGTTATGATAGGACTGCTCTGGCTTCCGTTCATCAAGAGGATAAGCAAGAACAAATATCATTTTTTCCTGGCACTTACCGCAGGGCTGCTCCTGTTCCTTGGAATCGACTCCATCGAGGAGGCACTCGAGGTATCAAAGGAAAGCCTTGCCGGAAGCTTCAACCCGGTGCTGCTAGTCGCAACTGTCACGGTACTGTCGTTTTTGGGACTGTACTATTCGGCAGAAAAGCTGACAAAGCGGGCAGAGTCGTCAAAGATGACCAAGCCCGTGGCAATAGGACTGATGATAGCAATAGGAATCGGCCTGCACAATTTCGGCGAGGGCCTTGCAATAGGGGCGGCAATAGGACTTGGCTCGATTGCATTTAGCACCTTTCTAATAGTGGGCTTTGCGCTCCACAACACGACTGAGGGAATCGCAATCGCAGCCCCGCTGTCTCGCGGCAAGCTGATGGTGGGAAAGCTTGCAGCACTTGGGATGATTGCGGGGGCTCCTGCGATATTTGGCGCATGGGTGGGCGGGTTTGTCTACTCGCCGTTTACCTCAGTGGTGTTTCTGTCAGTGGGAGCAGGCGCAATATTTCAGGTAATCGTAATAATATTGAAGTGGATCCGAGAGGAGGGCGACAGGAACCTTTCAAGCGCTGCAGTGGCGTCCGGGTTTGCAGTAGGTATGGTGGTGATGTACCTTACAAGCATACTGATCTAA
- a CDS encoding cation diffusion facilitator family transporter → MFAQRTNVLKISLVAILSAFAVEFVFGITSNSLALLTDSVHALLDSVVTAVLLVAARYAIKPPDAEHTYGHGKVESLGGLIGGIAIFLIAAFFIYESITRMQSTEPMIIPGMLALVAAVYTIGIDVFRIVLLKKTINRIGGSTLRADFYHAFLDLGSTLVVIAGIVLANIGVHDADFAAALVLGILLCVLSFKLIHRTAQELTDIISPELVRKVREIATSTGGVLDVGQVLMRRSGDVIFADVTISLRADVSFDRAHEISSHVEDNIKRSIPNSEITVHFEPSWKDVPLDSKIYDIASGVAGVKGIHNVSHHTAGGDKFVSLHVMVDRQMTLEDAHNLADAIESKIRGAMPEIENITIHLEPHIAIPTDLKSEPKTTDEEIIAILKEHPEVKKIGRIVTLNFEDLKKIDINCSFERRLTIERVHDITSQIEHSIRGRFKNSVITIHPEPF, encoded by the coding sequence GTGTTTGCGCAGAGAACCAACGTACTAAAGATATCACTTGTCGCCATACTTTCCGCGTTTGCAGTAGAGTTCGTCTTTGGGATAACATCCAACAGCCTTGCGCTGCTTACCGACAGCGTGCACGCGCTCTTGGACAGCGTGGTGACTGCGGTTCTGCTGGTTGCAGCAAGGTACGCAATCAAGCCGCCGGACGCTGAGCACACGTACGGACATGGAAAGGTCGAGTCGCTTGGAGGACTGATTGGCGGAATTGCGATATTTCTGATCGCCGCGTTTTTCATTTACGAGTCAATAACCAGAATGCAGAGCACAGAGCCGATGATTATTCCAGGCATGCTGGCGCTGGTGGCCGCAGTGTACACGATAGGCATAGATGTTTTCAGAATAGTTTTGCTCAAAAAAACAATCAACAGAATAGGCGGCAGCACGCTTAGGGCCGACTTTTACCACGCATTTTTGGACCTAGGCTCCACGCTGGTGGTGATTGCAGGGATAGTTCTTGCGAACATAGGAGTCCATGACGCGGACTTTGCAGCAGCACTCGTCCTTGGGATTTTGCTGTGCGTTTTGAGTTTCAAGTTGATACACAGGACTGCGCAGGAGCTTACCGACATAATCTCGCCAGAATTGGTAAGGAAGGTAAGAGAGATTGCGACATCGACTGGAGGGGTGCTCGACGTGGGCCAGGTACTGATGCGCAGGTCAGGCGACGTCATCTTTGCGGACGTCACAATATCTCTTAGGGCGGACGTGAGCTTTGACAGGGCGCACGAGATAAGCAGTCACGTCGAGGACAACATCAAAAGGTCCATCCCCAACTCCGAGATAACGGTCCACTTTGAGCCGAGCTGGAAGGACGTGCCGCTTGACTCAAAGATTTACGACATTGCGTCAGGCGTGGCAGGAGTCAAGGGAATCCACAACGTCTCACACCATACCGCAGGCGGGGACAAGTTTGTCAGCCTGCACGTGATGGTGGACAGGCAGATGACGCTGGAGGACGCCCACAATCTTGCGGACGCAATAGAGTCCAAGATACGCGGCGCGATGCCCGAAATTGAGAACATCACAATACACCTTGAGCCTCACATTGCCATTCCAACCGATTTGAAGAGCGAGCCAAAGACTACGGACGAGGAGATAATTGCCATCCTAAAGGAACACCCCGAGGTGAAGAAGATAGGGCGCATCGTCACGCTGAACTTTGAGGACCTCAAGAAAATAGACATCAACTGCTCCTTTGAGCGCCGCCTTACAATCGAGAGAGTCCACGACATAACATCTCAGATAGAGCACAGCATACGGGGCAGGTTCAAAAACTCCGTCATAACTATACACCCAGAGCCATTTTAG